The window AGGGTTGCCAAAATCAAACGGATAATTTAAAATTTAGACACAAATCAGTTGAAAAATTGTCACAATAATACCGAGTTTCCAATACCGCAAAAGAAGGGGAATTTCATCATGAACAATTGGCTGCTTTTGTCGTTGTCTTCCTTGCTTATCGGATATTTGGCCGGCTTTTCCGGTTCGGAGCATCTTCTGTTGGCCGCCGCTGTTCCAAGCCTGCTTTTAATGATCCGTGCGATTTACGCTTCGTTCGACGCTCCGTGCCCCGAAAAGGGTTGATTGAACCGGTTCAGGTATCGCGAGCCCTCTGGCATCACGACAAATAAATACCACTAAATTGGCAGCAAAGATCAATTAAACCGCTTGATACTTTGCCGCCAAAAGTGGAACTAATTTCATCGCAAGCCCTCAGTGATAGCCCTGCGCGTTTTTCGACGTGATTTTATCTTTGAATATCCGGTATATCCAGATTTGGTACGCTATGACGACAGGAACGGCAACCAGGGCGATAAAGAACATGATTTTCAGATTCAATTCGCTTGCCGCCGCATCGAACAGCGTTACGCTGAACGCAGGGTCAAGCCTCGAGGGCAGCATATTCGGAAACAGGCCGATGAAGCCGGTCGCCATAATTCCGATAATGCCCAGTGAAACGGCTGCAAATGCCGCCCCAAGCCTTTCTGATCGCAGCAACGGACCGACAGCAATTACGGCACCGATGGACAATGCCGGAATCAGCCAAAGCGCGGGATGTTCCGTATAATTGTCGAATATCGGGGTCTGATTCGCAGTGGCGACATCAAACATGGCGACAACGGCAACGGACACCAGCCACAAGCCCTTGCCGAGGCCGATCGCCCTTTGTCTGACCGCACCGTCCGTTTTGAAAGCGGTCCAGAGACTGCCGGAAAGCAGGAACAAAGACAAGAACAGAACGCCTCCCAGCAATCCGTAAGGATTTAACAAAGTCAATAAATTTCCGTGATATCCCGTTTCGTCCACCGGAAGTCCCCTGAAGATATTGGCGAATGCGATTCCGAAGATCAGGGCGATGACGAGACTGCCCGCAAAAAACGATCCCTTCCAGAACGCTCTCCATCTTGCAGTGGAATGCTTGTGCATGAACTCGAGCCCCGCCGCCCGATAGAACAAACCGAACAGCACCAGAAACAAAGGCGTATACAAATAGCTGAACATCAGCGCGTACGTCAGCGGAAAAGCTGCGAACGTAGCGCCTCCGGCGGTGATCAGCCAAACTTCATTGCTTCCCCAGAAAGGTCCGATCGCCTCCTGCAATTGACGTTCCTCGCGTTCGTTCTTCGTGATAAACGGGAACAGCATTCCCGTACCCAAACTGTAACCGTCAAGCATAAAGTAAACCGCCCATATTAATCCCCATAAACCGAACCAGATGATTGCAAGCGTTTCATGCGCCATGCCGTAGTTCACCTCTTATTGTTTAAGATAGCCGAGTCCGCCGTGACGTCTTTTGCCGCCCTTGTGTTCTTCCTGCAAGGCTTCTTTGCTTCCAAGCTCATCTTTTTCTCCTGCTTTTTCTCCCGCGATCGTTTCGGCTCCTTCAGCTGCTTCAGGTCCTTTGAGCGCATTTTTTTTCAAGAGGAACACATCCGAGGCCAGCAATGTCGTATAGAAAACGACCAACCCGCCGATTGAAAACACAATCTGCGATACGGAAATCGGAGACACGGCCTCGCTTGTTTTCATGAGCCCGAATACGATCCAGGGCTGACGGCCCGCCTCCGCCACGATCCATCCGAGGTTGATCGCAACATAAGGCAGGAAGAATGCATACATCATGAATTTCAAATACCGGCGAGAGTCCAACAGTTTATTCCTGCGATCCAGATACCACCCATACCATGCAAGAAGCACAAACAAGAGACCTAAGCCGACCATCAGGCGGAAGCTCCAAAATACGAGCGGCACATTCGGACGCTGAACGGCGGGAATGTCCTTCAGTCCGATGATCGTTCCCTGCGGATTATTGGTGTACAAGATGCTGCCCAAATAAGGAATCGAGAGCCCTTCAATCAAGTTGTTCTCGTTTTTCGGATCGGGAATTTGCAGCAAATGAAACGGCGCCGCCGATTCCGTTTCCCATACCGCTTCCATGGCGGCCGCTTTTGCCGGTTGTACCTTAGCTGTGTTGACGCCGTGGAAGTGACCGATCAGCGGAACGGCCATCGTCGCGACGAGCGCCATCGTTACTCCCATGCGGAACGATTTGCGGAAAAATTGGACGTCCTGCCTTCGAACCAAATGATAGCCGCTGACGGCCATCACAAAGAAGGCGCCGACAATATAACTTGCAAACACCGTATGGAAAAACATATACCAAGTGTAAGAATTCGTGATCAGTTCCATAAAGCTCTTTAGCTCAATCCTGTCGTTTCGGATCACGTAACCGACGGGATGCTGCATGAATCCGTTGGCCGTAATGATCCATAGCGCCGAAATGTTCGTCCCGACGGCCACCATCCACATCGCAAACGCCCGCAATTTCGGAGAAATTCTGTCGCGGCCGAAGATCCACAATCCGATAAACGCCGATTCGAGAAAGAATGCGAACAGCGCTTCGATGGCCAGAGGCGAACCGAAGATGTCGCCCATATACTTGGAATATTCGGACCAGTTGGTACCGAACTGAAATTCCATCGTTATTCCGGTGATTACGCCCATGACAAAATTGATTGTGAACAGCTTGCCCCAAAAATTGGCCATCCGTTTATACGTTTCATCGCCGGTGCGGGCAAATTTCGTCTCCATGAGCGCAACCAGGATGACCAGCCCGATCGTCAGCGGGACGAATAAAAAATGATAAATGATTGTGATCGCGAACTGCATGCGGCTCAAGAAAATGACTTCGGTCATGAATGATCCCCCATTCCGTTAAATGTGTTCCGGAAGTTTTGTCTGAGAAGAAGCGAATCATTTGTCGCTTCCAGCTGCGCATTGGCAAGTGCCTCCATGCTCCGCTTTCGCAACAGATGATTACTCTTTGGAGCATGGATGCACATCATAAACAAATGCAAGCCTCGCGTCATCTGCATATTGAGCATATACGAACATCGCTGACGGAAAAATAGGGGTAACTCCTCATTTCGATTTGGACGGGAAGTCATACAATATGGACTGTGCAAATAGAAAAGGGGGGACTGGAAGATGGCAAACATTGTCGTGCTCGGGGCCGGCTTTGCCGGTCAAACGGCAGCCCTGTATTTGAAAAAAGAGCTGGGCCGCCAGCATAAAGTGACCGTAGTCAATCCGTGGCCGCGGTTTACCTATATACCTTCTCTGGTTTGGGTGGGGATCGGACGGAGGGCTCCGGAATAAATTTTTGCCAAATCCTTGTTTGCCGAGCAGGAAATTTACCATCAGGTTCAAACCGCAGTGACCCGTGTTGAAAAAGGGAAGGTATACTGGGAGAACTATGAAGGCGAACAAGGGCAGACGGAATACGACTTCGCGATGCTGATTCCGCAGTTTCAGGGAACTCCGATCAAATATATCGATCAATATGGGAATGACATCACTTCCAAGCTGACCAACCTGGCCGGCTTCCTGAAGGTTGACGGAAACTGGGAATCGATGGCTGAAATGCCGGGCGCGTGCATCGCTTCGATCGGCAAATCCGTTTGGAACGGCTCCGCCGCTTCGATCGTGATGTATCCTGTCGTTCCCGATTTTGAGCACTATCCGGATTACGGAAGGGATCTGAGCGTCAATGAAATGGAAGTCGGATTGGCCGGAGCCATGCAGTTGATTCGAACGATGAAACCTACAAAGCGGACTTTATTTATGCGTCAATGCAAAATCTTCCAGCTGTGCGCCTTTATTTATCTGAATGTGAAAATCCTGAAGACGGCGTTGTTCCCTCCGCATAAATAACTTCCGGCATATCGGTATTGGCGCAGTAGAAAGGGCTCTGTTTCATCCGGGGGAAACAGAGCCCTTCCACACATAGTTCGCCTTGCCGAAGGTTAAAATAATCGGAAAAAAAGGGGAATGGCCGTGAAAACGAAAAACGGGACTAGACAAATCGACTTGTTGAATCAGCTATTTTTCCTGCCTGGAAAAAATCTTTCCCTCACGATTCCCGTAACCATCCTGTGCGGATTGCTGATCGGGAACGCATTCGATACCCAATTTCTGAAAAGCGGAATTCTGATCGGCACATTTTTCATGATTTTTCCGACGATGATCGGATTTCGTCTGCGGTCGGCCTTTGATCTTTCCCACGGAAAGGTCGTTTTGCTTTCTCTGCTTATCAATTTTTTGGCCATTCCCTTGATTGCCGCCCTTATGGGTGGAGCGTTGTTCACCAGCCCGGAGCTGTTTGCGGGTCTCGCCATTTCGGCGCTGCTGCCGACTAGCGGCATGACGATTTCCTGGACGATGCTGTCCAAGGGAAATGTAGAGGCGGCAGTCAAAATGACGGCTTTGAGCTTGATTGTCGGTTCCTTGGCTGCCCCCGTTTATTTGAAATGGATGATCGGCAGCGCGATTGTTTTTGATATGCTGCAAATCTTTCAAACGATCCTGGTGATCGTGTTTTTGCCAATGTTGGCGGGTCAGGCGGCAACCGTATTCTTATTGAAACGTTACGGTAAAGAAACGTTTGCGAAGCAAATCAAGCCGATCCTGCCCGCGGTCAGTACTTGGGCAATGATTTTTGTGATTTTTTCAAGCATCAGTATGAAGGCTCCGATTTTCTCGAATCACCCGGAGCAAATTTTGTACATCCTCATCATCGTCGTTTTTTTCTACGGTTTGAATTTCCTCATTTCCACCTTCATCGGCCGCTGGCTGCTGGAGCGCCGGGATGCCCTTGCCCTTGTTTACGGAACAGCGCTAAGAAACCTGTCCATCGCGCTGGGCATTGCCGTTGCCGCCTTCGGCCCGTCAGCCGCGTTGACGGTGACGCTTTCCTTTATCGTGCAGGTTCAGTTTGCTGCCTGGTTCGGAAAAGCGGCGGACCGGTTCCATTTTTTCGGCAAGGGAGCGTGAACGGACTTGGGAGACACCGACACCTATTTAAATTTTTTGAAAAACAACGGAAATCCCCGCCATTTATCGAACTATCTGAAGCAGATCTTTGATCATATCGAGGATGGGATCATCATTTTTGACCAGGAACGCAGGATTCTTGTGATGAATCCCTCCTCGCAAAAGTTTACCGGCTGGAAAGTCGGGGGAACGGTGCCTTACTGCTCTTTTTGCCAAACAAGAGAAGTTGCGCCCGGCGAAAACCGCTGCTATTTGCTGTCCAAACGCGAGGTTCCGTATTTTCTTGCATCGATGCCGACGTATGAAGGCAAATATATCGAAATGGAATTGAGAACCGCCGTCATCTATGAAAACGAGCAGCAGAACAGACAAGAGGCACTGTTGGTATTGAAGGATTTATCGATGAAAAAACGCGAGGAGGAGGCGCGAATCTCCAAGCTGATTCTGCAAAAAACGCTGGAAGCTCAGGAAAGCGAGCATAAACGGCTGGCCCAGGAGCTGCATGACGGGGTGGGGCAATCGCTTTATTCGATTTCCGTAGGATTGCAGGCGATTCAGGCCAATATGCATCAGGCGTTTCAGATGGAAGATTACGTGCGGGAACTGGTGAACGCATTGGAGAAGGTTATACGCGATGTCAAATTTTATTCCTGGCAGCTGCGACCGCCGAGCTTGGATCAATTGGGCCTGATCCCGACAGTTGATCATTTGATCGATAATTTGCGCAAAACCCATCCCCGGATTGCCTTTTCTTTTGAGCATTCCGGCATCCGCGGACGGCTGTCCGCGATTTTGGAGATCAATCTGTACAGGGTCATTCAGGAAGCGATCCATAATGCCTTGAAATATTCGCAGGCCAACAAAATCAAAGTGGAGATCCGGACCAAAAAAGATTTTTTGATTCTCTCGATCTCCGACAACGGAATCGGCTTCGATCCCTCCGCCGCGAATCAAGGCCTGGGCTTAAAGCATATGAAGGAACGGATTGATCAATTGAAAGGCAACCTGCATATTCGGTCGGAACCCGGCTGCGGAGGGGCAAAGGTCGTTTCCGTCATTCCCTTCAAGGAGGAGAATCTGATTGATTAAGGTTCTATTGGTAGACGACCATACGCTGGTTCGCAAGGGTATCCGCATGCTGCTTCAGCCGTATTCCGACGTGCAGATCGTCGGGGAAGCCCATGACGGGAATGATGCCGTATTAAAAACCATCCAACTGGATCCGGATCTGATCCTGATGGACCTATCCATGCCTGACGGCCTGGACGGCTTCAGCGCGGCCAAAGAGATTCAGAAGCACAAACCGAATGTGAAGATCGTCATTCTCACGATGTACGATGAGGAAATTTATGTTCAGCAGGCCGTCCGTCTCGGGGTGCAGGGCTACATTCTGAAAAACAGCCACGGCGAGATGCTGATAGAAGCGATCAGGGAAGTGTACCGGGGGCATATCTATTATCGGTCATCCGTTGACGAGCATAAGATAAAGGGTTGGCTCGCGGAAAATCCGGAAGAAATTCCGTCCGTCTTGACGGATCGCGAAAAAGAAATCGTGCGAATGGCAGCGCTCGGATTTTCCAATAAGGAAATTGCCGAAAAGCTGCTGATCAGCATCAAAACCGTGGAGAATCACAAGACGAATATCATGCAGAAGCTTCAGCTCAAAACCAAACACGAGCTGATCCAATACGCCATTCAAAATAAATATCTCGATCTCGTATTTTAAACGGACCAGCCCTCCATGCGGCAGTCAGTTATGGTATGATAAAAAAGCGGAGCGCGATTGAACCGATCTTATCATTTCCGTAAAAGAACTGTCGATAACGGGAGGGTGAACGAAATGAGGTTTTTAATTGTCGGAGCGGGCGCGGTCGGAGGCTACTTCGGAGGGCGACTGAGCCTTAAGGGGGAGGATGTAACCTTTCTTGTCCGGCCGAATCGCTGCAAGCGGCTTAAGGAGCAGGGATTGCATATTCAAAGCAAGCATGGGGACATACATACGCCGGTCAAAGTCATATCCACTGAGGATCCAGCGGCAGAACCGTATGATGTGATCATCCTGGCCGTCAAAGCCTATCATTTTTCGCAGGCGGCGCAGGACATCAAGCGCTTTGTCGGGGATTCGACGGTCATCCTGCCGCTGTTGAACGGATACGGGCATTTTCTTAAGCTCCAGCAGGAATTCGGCAAAAACAGGGTCTTAGGCGGGCTGTGCTTTATTGAGACAACGCTGGATCACGATGGCACCATCATTCAAACAAGCGGGCTTCATGATGTCGTATTCGGAGAATGGGACGGCTCCGCTTCGGCTCGCACGGACGCCATCCTGGAGCATATGAGCCGGGCGGGCTTCAACGTGAAGCTAAGCGGCAGCATTCAAAGGGATGTTTGGCACAAATACATCTTTATTTCCAGCATGAGCGGGATTACCGCACTGATGAATGCGCCGATCGGTCCGATTTTGGCCAATGAGCATGGGCGAAGCGTTTATCGGAGATTGATCGCGGAAATTGTCAGGACGGCAAAGCTGCTTGATGCGCCCGTGAAGGAGGATGTGGCGGAAATCACGTTCAAGATCGCGGAATCGCTGGATTTCAACATGAAATCTTCGATGCAAAGGGATATCGAAAAGGGCTTGTCCATCGAGGCGGATCAGCTGCAGGGCGCCTTGATTTCGGCGATCGTTGAGAACGGCGGGGATTTGTCCGAATTTCCGGTGCTGCAAACGGTATACGGCCGGTTGAAAATTTATGAGCAAACGTCAGTATTGAGCCGTGCGTGAAGTTTCTATATAATGCTGTGTAGGCTAGATTAATTTAGAGAGGAATCAGGAAATGATCATTCAACCTAAAATCAGAGGGTTTATCTGCACGACGGCTCACCCGGCAGGCTGCGCCGAGCATGTGCGGGAACAAATCGAAT is drawn from Ferviditalea candida and contains these coding sequences:
- a CDS encoding arsenic resistance protein, coding for MKTKNGTRQIDLLNQLFFLPGKNLSLTIPVTILCGLLIGNAFDTQFLKSGILIGTFFMIFPTMIGFRLRSAFDLSHGKVVLLSLLINFLAIPLIAALMGGALFTSPELFAGLAISALLPTSGMTISWTMLSKGNVEAAVKMTALSLIVGSLAAPVYLKWMIGSAIVFDMLQIFQTILVIVFLPMLAGQAATVFLLKRYGKETFAKQIKPILPAVSTWAMIFVIFSSISMKAPIFSNHPEQILYILIIVVFFYGLNFLISTFIGRWLLERRDALALVYGTALRNLSIALGIAVAAFGPSAALTVTLSFIVQVQFAAWFGKAADRFHFFGKGA
- a CDS encoding sensor histidine kinase, with translation MGDTDTYLNFLKNNGNPRHLSNYLKQIFDHIEDGIIIFDQERRILVMNPSSQKFTGWKVGGTVPYCSFCQTREVAPGENRCYLLSKREVPYFLASMPTYEGKYIEMELRTAVIYENEQQNRQEALLVLKDLSMKKREEEARISKLILQKTLEAQESEHKRLAQELHDGVGQSLYSISVGLQAIQANMHQAFQMEDYVRELVNALEKVIRDVKFYSWQLRPPSLDQLGLIPTVDHLIDNLRKTHPRIAFSFEHSGIRGRLSAILEINLYRVIQEAIHNALKYSQANKIKVEIRTKKDFLILSISDNGIGFDPSAANQGLGLKHMKERIDQLKGNLHIRSEPGCGGAKVVSVIPFKEENLID
- the cydB gene encoding cytochrome d ubiquinol oxidase subunit II; this encodes MAHETLAIIWFGLWGLIWAVYFMLDGYSLGTGMLFPFITKNEREERQLQEAIGPFWGSNEVWLITAGGATFAAFPLTYALMFSYLYTPLFLVLFGLFYRAAGLEFMHKHSTARWRAFWKGSFFAGSLVIALIFGIAFANIFRGLPVDETGYHGNLLTLLNPYGLLGGVLFLSLFLLSGSLWTAFKTDGAVRQRAIGLGKGLWLVSVAVVAMFDVATANQTPIFDNYTEHPALWLIPALSIGAVIAVGPLLRSERLGAAFAAVSLGIIGIMATGFIGLFPNMLPSRLDPAFSVTLFDAAASELNLKIMFFIALVAVPVVIAYQIWIYRIFKDKITSKNAQGYH
- a CDS encoding ketopantoate reductase family protein is translated as MRFLIVGAGAVGGYFGGRLSLKGEDVTFLVRPNRCKRLKEQGLHIQSKHGDIHTPVKVISTEDPAAEPYDVIILAVKAYHFSQAAQDIKRFVGDSTVILPLLNGYGHFLKLQQEFGKNRVLGGLCFIETTLDHDGTIIQTSGLHDVVFGEWDGSASARTDAILEHMSRAGFNVKLSGSIQRDVWHKYIFISSMSGITALMNAPIGPILANEHGRSVYRRLIAEIVRTAKLLDAPVKEDVAEITFKIAESLDFNMKSSMQRDIEKGLSIEADQLQGALISAIVENGGDLSEFPVLQTVYGRLKIYEQTSVLSRA
- a CDS encoding response regulator, whose product is MIKVLLVDDHTLVRKGIRMLLQPYSDVQIVGEAHDGNDAVLKTIQLDPDLILMDLSMPDGLDGFSAAKEIQKHKPNVKIVILTMYDEEIYVQQAVRLGVQGYILKNSHGEMLIEAIREVYRGHIYYRSSVDEHKIKGWLAENPEEIPSVLTDREKEIVRMAALGFSNKEIAEKLLISIKTVENHKTNIMQKLQLKTKHELIQYAIQNKYLDLVF